The following are encoded together in the Conger conger chromosome 11, fConCon1.1, whole genome shotgun sequence genome:
- the LOC133140890 gene encoding calcium release-activated calcium channel protein 1-like has product MSLNEHSMQALSWRKLYLSRAKLKASSRTSALLSGFAMVAMVEVQLEPDHVYPPGLLIAFSACTTILVAVHLFALMISTCILPNIEAVSNVHNLNSVKESPHERMHRHIELAWAFSTVIGTLLFLAEVVLLCWVKFLPLQLPSKNNGTSTISAGQAAAIASTSIMVPFALVFIVFAVHFYRSLVSHKTDRQFQELAELSNITRLQNQLDHRAEASALQSPASHFP; this is encoded by the exons ATGAGTCTAAACGAGCATTCGATGCAGGCCCTGTCGTGGAGAAAGCTGTATTTGAGCAGAGCTAAGTTGAAGGCTTCCAGTCGGACCTCAGCTCTTCTCTCGGGCTTCGCCATG GTGGCGATGGTTGAGGTGCAGCTGGAACCTGACCATGTGTATCCTCCAGGCCTCCTGATTGCCTTCAGCGCCTGCACCACCATCCTGGTGGCTGTGCACCTTTTCGCCCTGATGATCAGCACCTGCATCCTGCCCAACATCGAGGCCGTCAGCAACGTGCACAACCTGAACTCGGTGAAGGAGTCTCCACACGAGCGCATGCACCGCCACATCGAGCTGGCCTGGGCCTTCTCCACCGTGATCGGCACGCTGCTCTTCCTGGCCGAGGTGGTGCTGCTCTGCTGGGTGAAGTTCCTGCCGCTCCAGCTGCCCAGCAAGAACAATGGCACCAGCACCATCAGCGCCGGGCAGGCAGCTGCCATCGCCTCCACCTCCATCATGGTGCCCTTCGCCCTGGTCTTCATCGTTTTCGCCGTGCACTTTTACCGCTCGCTCGTCAGCCATAAAACAGACCGGCAGTTCCAGGAACTGGCAGAGCTGTCTAACATAACCAGACTCCAGAACCAGCTGGACCACAGAGCAGAGGCTTCAGCTCTGCAGTCTCCCGCCTCTCATTTTCCATAA
- the morn3 gene encoding MORN repeat-containing protein 3 codes for MPFLKVTGKEPLNKLLDRMAQKNGLRHTIYLANGDKYTGEWLNDKKHGKGTEVYKKTGAIYDGEWKYGKRDGFGTFSVKLPGSEEYRKVYSGGWKNNKKDGSGTYFYSESVYYNGEWCNGKRNGWGRMYYDNGDIYEGEWLEDNHHGQGIVWLAGGHRYEGTWKDGKKHGPGKFFFPDKGQLYEGVWAQDIARCGTMIDSGRKEASKPTTYPIPKVYLEDVHSVLMEAQKCLKGNASLGDQYNR; via the exons ATGCCGTTCCTCAAAGTAACTGGGAAGGAACCCCTAAACAAATTATTGGACCGAATGGCGCAGAAAAATGGCTTGCGGCACACAATTTATTTGGCCAACGGAGATAAATACACAGGAGAATGGCTGAACGACAAAAAACACG gaAAGGGCACCGAAGTTTATAAAAAGACTGGAGccatttatgatggtgagtggaaaTACGGAAAACGTGATGGGTTTGGCACATTCAGTGTGAAACTACCTGGATCTGAAGAATACAGAAAGGTTTACTCAGGAGGatggaaaaacaacaagaaGGAC GGAAGTGGAACTTACTTCTACAGTGAATCTGTCTATTATAATGGGGAGTGGTGCAATGGCAAGAGGAATGGTTGGGGCAGGATGTATTATGACAATGGAGACATATACGAAGGGGAGTGGCTGGAAGATAACCACCACGGCCAAGGAATTGTATGGCTTG CTGGAGGTCACAGGTATGAAGGCACCTGGAAGGATGGGAAGAAACATGGCCCAGGGAAATTCTTTTTCCCAGACAAAGGTCAGCTTTACGAAGGGGTATGGGCACAGGACATTGCCAGGTGTGGAACAATGATTGACTCTGGGAGAAAGGAAGCCTCAAAGCCAACAACCTACCCTATTCCAAAG GTTTACCTGGAGGATGTACATTCAGTTCTAATGGAAGCTCAGAAATGTTTGAAAGGCAATGCATCCTTGGGGGACCAGTATAATCGCTAA
- the tmem120b gene encoding transmembrane protein 120B → MSLQRCQNEWEEIDQEFQQLQEMHKTYRQKLDELTQLQMTCSSSISKQKKGLQDLKLSLHRCAKARSPKETDQIKDIQTQIKDKQNAFFDMEAYLPKKNGLYLSLVLGNVNVTLLSTQAKFAYKDEYEKFKLYMTIILMFGAVTCWFLLNYRVTDEIFNFLLVWYYCTLTIRESILRSNGSRIKGWWVVHHYVSTFLSGVMLTWPEGVMYRMFRNQFLAFCVYQSFVQFLQYYYQSGCLYRLRALGERNHLDLTVEGFQSWMWRGLTFVLPFLFFGHFWQLYNAVTLFGLSRHEDCKEWQVFMLALTFLVLFLGNFLTTLKVVHQKVQENNGKMRKKE, encoded by the exons ATGTCACTACAAAGGTGCCAAAATGAATGGGAAGAAATTGACCAAGAATTTCAGCAGCTGCAG gaaatgcacaaaacatacagACAGAAGCTTGACGAACTTACCCAACTTCAGATGACATGTAGCAGTTCCATCAGCAAACAGAAGAAGGGCCTACAAGACCTGAAGCTCAGTCTacacag GTGTGCAAAAGCAAGAAGTCCTAAAGAAACCGACCAGATCAAGGATATTCAGACACAGATCAAAGATAAGCAAAATGCCTTCTTTGATATGGAAGCTTATTTGCCAAAGAAGAATGG GTTGTACTTAAGTTTGGTCCTTGGCAATGTGAATGTAACCCTTCTCAGCACCCAGGCAAA ATTTGCGTACAAAGATGAATATGAGAAGTTCAAGCTTTACATGACTATAATCCTGATGTTCGGTGCCGTAACATGCTGGTTCCTGCTGAATTACAG AGTTACAGATGAAATCTTCAACTTCTTGCTGGTCTGGTACTACTGCACACTGACCATACGGGAGAGCATTCTCCGGAGCAATGGGTCCAG AATAAAAGGCTGGTGGGTTGTGCATCACTACGTCTCAACCTTTCTGTCAGGTGTAATGCTGACATG GCCCGAGGGGGTGATGTATCGGATGTTCCGAAATCAGTTCCTGGCCTTCTGCGTCTATCAAA GTTTTGTACAGTTTCTCCAGTATTACTACCAAAGCGGCTGCCTCTACAGGTTACGAGCTTTAGGGGAAAGAAATCATCTCGACTTGACAGTGG AGGGATTTCAGTCGTGGATGTGGAGAGGCCTCACCTTCgtcctccccttcctcttctTTGGCCAC TTCTGGCAGTTGTATAATGCAGTGACACTATTTGGGTTGTCCAGACATGAGGACTGCAAGGAGTGGCAG GTCTTCATGTTGGCCCTGACGTTTCTCGTCCTCTTCCTGGGAAACTTCCTCACAACGCTAAAAGTTGTTCACCAAAAGGTTCAGGAAAACAACGGGAAAATGCGGAAGAAAGAATAG